One window from the genome of Caldibacillus debilis DSM 16016 encodes:
- the pfkA gene encoding 6-phosphofructokinase, translating into MKRIGVLTSGGDAPGMNAAIRAVVRKGIYHQLEVYGIYQGYQGLINGNIKKLELGSVGDIIHRGGTILRSARCPEFVTKEGQQMGIAQLKKFGIEGLVVIGGDGSYRGAKALSEQGIPCIGIPGTIDNDIAGTDRTIGFDTALNTVIDAIDKIRDTASSHERTFVIEVMGRNAGDIALWTGLAGGAETILIPEVEESIDDIIERLHRGKERGKKHSIIIVAEGVTSGVKFAEELKKRTNMEIRVSVLGHIQRGGSPSAYDRVLASRLGSRAVELLLEGKGGRAVGIQNNQIVDYDFNEILDVPHEIDREMFKLSKELSI; encoded by the coding sequence ATGAAAAGGATTGGCGTTTTAACGAGCGGCGGGGATGCGCCCGGGATGAATGCGGCGATCCGGGCGGTGGTCCGAAAAGGGATTTATCATCAGCTGGAGGTTTACGGCATTTACCAGGGCTATCAAGGGCTGATCAACGGTAACATCAAAAAGCTGGAATTGGGCTCGGTCGGTGACATCATCCATCGCGGCGGAACGATTCTCCGCTCGGCAAGATGCCCCGAATTCGTCACGAAGGAGGGCCAGCAGATGGGCATTGCCCAGCTGAAAAAATTCGGCATCGAAGGGCTGGTGGTGATCGGCGGGGACGGTTCCTACCGCGGGGCCAAGGCGTTGAGCGAGCAGGGCATTCCATGCATAGGAATCCCGGGAACGATCGATAATGATATTGCAGGAACGGACCGGACGATCGGTTTTGACACGGCGTTGAACACGGTCATCGATGCGATCGACAAAATCCGGGACACGGCTTCTTCCCATGAAAGGACCTTCGTCATCGAAGTCATGGGAAGAAATGCGGGGGATATCGCCCTTTGGACAGGTTTGGCCGGAGGCGCGGAAACGATTTTGATCCCGGAAGTCGAGGAAAGCATCGATGATATCATCGAACGGCTGCACCGCGGAAAAGAGCGGGGGAAAAAGCACAGCATCATCATCGTCGCCGAAGGCGTGACGAGCGGCGTCAAGTTTGCCGAGGAACTGAAGAAACGGACGAATATGGAAATCCGGGTTTCCGTCTTGGGACATATTCAACGGGGAGGCTCCCCATCCGCCTACGACCGGGTTTTGGCAAGCCGCCTCGGCTCCAGGGCGGTGGAACTCCTGCTCGAAGGAAAAGGCGGCAGGGCGGTCGGAATCCAAAACAATCAAATCGTCGATTATGATTTCAATGAAATTTTGGACGTTCCCCATGAGATTGACCGGGAAATGTTTAAGTTGTCGAAGGAACTATCGATTTAG
- the accA gene encoding acetyl-CoA carboxylase carboxyl transferase subunit alpha — protein MAYVLDFEKPVIELRNKIDELKSIMNDADVDLAEEIQKLEDRLMKLENEIYRNLKPWDRVQIARHPERPTTLDYVAHLFEDFFELHGDRLFGDDEAIVGGVAKYKGLPVTVIGHQRGKDTKENIRRNFGMPHPEGYRKALRLMRQADKFGRPIICFIDTKGAYPGKAAEERGQSEAIARNLFEMAGFGVPIICIVIGEGGSGGALALGVGNHIHMLENSTYSVISPEGAAALLWKDASLAKRAAETMKITAYDLKELGVIDEVIPEVRGGAHRNVAEQAAFIDPVIENSLKELVPMSREQLIRHRYEKFKKIGAFAFEKE, from the coding sequence GTGGCTTACGTCTTAGATTTTGAAAAGCCGGTCATTGAATTGAGAAATAAAATCGACGAGCTGAAGTCCATCATGAACGATGCGGATGTGGATTTGGCCGAGGAGATTCAAAAGCTGGAAGACCGGCTGATGAAATTGGAAAATGAAATTTACCGCAACTTGAAGCCTTGGGACCGGGTCCAAATCGCCAGGCATCCGGAGCGTCCCACCACCCTGGATTATGTCGCCCATTTGTTCGAAGATTTTTTCGAGCTTCACGGCGACCGCCTGTTTGGGGACGATGAAGCGATCGTGGGTGGCGTGGCGAAATACAAGGGCCTGCCGGTGACCGTCATCGGCCATCAGCGGGGGAAGGACACGAAGGAAAACATCCGCAGAAATTTCGGCATGCCCCATCCGGAAGGCTACCGGAAGGCTTTGCGACTCATGCGCCAGGCGGATAAATTCGGCCGGCCGATCATCTGCTTCATCGACACGAAGGGGGCATATCCCGGGAAGGCGGCGGAAGAACGGGGACAAAGCGAGGCGATCGCCCGGAATCTGTTCGAAATGGCCGGTTTCGGCGTCCCGATCATCTGCATAGTCATCGGTGAAGGGGGGAGCGGAGGAGCCCTCGCCCTCGGAGTTGGAAATCATATTCATATGTTGGAAAATTCTACATATTCGGTGATTTCGCCCGAAGGGGCGGCTGCCCTGCTGTGGAAAGACGCTTCCTTGGCGAAAAGGGCGGCGGAGACGATGAAAATCACCGCCTATGATTTGAAGGAATTGGGAGTGATCGATGAGGTCATCCCGGAAGTGAGGGGCGGCGCCCATCGGAATGTGGCCGAACAGGCCGCCTTCATCGATCCGGTGATTGAAAATTCTTTGAAAGAGCTGGTGCCGATGTCCAGGGAACAATTGATCCGCCATCGCTATGAAAAATTTAAAAAAATCGGCGCTTTCGCTTTTGAAAAGGAATGA
- the accD gene encoding acetyl-CoA carboxylase, carboxyltransferase subunit beta yields the protein MLKDLFAKNKKRYATVPAQSARNDVPEGIMTKCPKCKRIMFTKELLRNYKLCLHCRYHFPMTAKERIDSFFDAGSFREMDREMVSENPLSFPGYLEKLEKDREVSKLNEAVVTGEGTVNGFPVVGAVMDSSFRMGSMGSVVGEKIARVIEHAEERELPLILFAASGGARMQEGVLSLMQMAKTSAALKRFSDRGGLTISVMTHPTTGGVSASFASLGDYNFAEPGALIGFAGRRIIEQTIREKLPEDFQTAEFLLKHGQLDAVIPRDQLKDKISLILELHRQGGELPWLTS from the coding sequence TTGCTGAAAGATCTGTTTGCCAAAAACAAAAAGAGATACGCCACCGTTCCCGCCCAATCGGCCAGAAATGACGTCCCGGAAGGAATCATGACGAAATGCCCGAAATGCAAGAGGATCATGTTTACGAAGGAACTTCTGCGGAATTACAAACTTTGCCTCCACTGCCGTTACCATTTTCCCATGACGGCAAAAGAAAGGATCGACAGCTTTTTCGACGCCGGCAGTTTCCGGGAAATGGACCGGGAAATGGTTTCCGAAAATCCATTATCATTTCCCGGTTATTTGGAAAAATTGGAAAAGGACAGGGAAGTTTCCAAATTGAATGAAGCCGTCGTCACCGGTGAGGGGACGGTGAACGGGTTTCCCGTCGTCGGTGCGGTGATGGATTCATCCTTCCGCATGGGCAGCATGGGCTCGGTCGTCGGGGAAAAGATCGCGCGGGTGATCGAACATGCGGAAGAGCGGGAGCTTCCTTTAATACTTTTTGCCGCCTCCGGAGGCGCCCGCATGCAGGAAGGGGTCCTCAGCCTCATGCAGATGGCGAAGACGAGCGCGGCCCTCAAACGGTTCAGCGACCGCGGCGGTTTGACGATCTCCGTCATGACCCATCCGACAACGGGCGGCGTTTCCGCCAGTTTCGCTTCGTTGGGCGATTATAATTTTGCCGAGCCCGGGGCGCTGATCGGTTTTGCCGGACGGAGGATCATCGAACAGACGATCCGGGAAAAATTGCCGGAAGATTTTCAGACCGCCGAATTCCTCTTGAAGCACGGGCAATTGGATGCCGTCATCCCGAGGGATCAACTGAAGGACAAGATCTCCCTCATTCTTGAACTGCACCGACAAGGAGGCGAGCTCCCGTGGCTTACGTCTTAG
- a CDS encoding FadR/GntR family transcriptional regulator, with protein MNESGYPSKIFLEIVEKIKQLIDENHLGPGDKIPSERELSDRLKVGRSSVREALRSLELLGLIETKRGEGTYICDFRNHRLVEILGAFVLQSHQARTDLENTIQLIETGAIADLIRRGKKLPAERWEAEEAIDQRLFFDWLIKNTDNRLLLKIWRILTEYAPYYHRPERRTDKAVFLQLLSCVNDGDEAAAVSVYKNKINKCHTAVGK; from the coding sequence GTGAACGAAAGCGGCTATCCTTCGAAAATTTTTTTGGAGATCGTGGAAAAAATTAAGCAGCTGATCGATGAAAACCATTTGGGACCGGGGGACAAAATTCCTTCCGAACGGGAACTTTCCGACCGGCTGAAAGTCGGTCGGTCCTCCGTCCGGGAGGCGTTGCGCTCCCTGGAATTGCTGGGGCTGATCGAAACGAAAAGGGGAGAAGGAACGTACATTTGCGATTTTCGCAACCACCGCCTCGTGGAAATATTGGGGGCTTTCGTCTTGCAAAGCCATCAGGCGAGGACGGATCTGGAAAATACGATTCAGCTGATCGAGACCGGCGCCATCGCCGACTTGATTCGCCGCGGGAAGAAGCTTCCGGCGGAACGATGGGAAGCGGAGGAGGCCATCGATCAAAGGCTCTTCTTCGATTGGCTGATCAAAAACACGGACAACCGTCTCCTGCTGAAGATCTGGCGGATTTTGACGGAATACGCCCCTTACTATCACCGGCCGGAAAGACGGACGGACAAAGCGGTTTTCCTGCAGCTGCTTTCATGCGTGAATGACGGCGACGAGGCGGCGGCCGTATCGGTCTATAAAAATAAGATCAATAAATGTCACACCGCTGTCGGCAAATAA
- a CDS encoding NAD(P)-dependent malic enzyme gives MTLKEEALHMHRMHQGKLEVVSKVEIKDAHDLSLAYSPGVAEPCKAIYDRPETVYDYTLKGNTVAVVTDGTAVLGLGNIGPQAALPVMEGKAVLFKSFAGVDAFPICLATNDVEKIIETVKLLEPAFGGINLEDIAAPHCFEVEERLKKELDIPVFHDDQHGTAIVTVAGLVNALKIVGKKFSDIKVVANGAGAAGIAIIKLLHHYGVRDMILCDSKGIIYEGRPFGMNKIKAEVARFTNREKLKGTLADAIKGADVFVGVSVAGALTKEMIRSMNDKPVIFAMANPDPEIMPEEAKEAGAVVIGTGRSDYPNQVNNVLAFPGIFRGALDVRATHINEDMKRAAAEAIASLVSDEELHPDYVIPAPFDPRVAPKVAAAVAKAAMETGVARVKVDPKEIEEKTMKISAISRGSGTR, from the coding sequence TTGACGCTCAAGGAAGAAGCCCTGCATATGCACCGGATGCACCAGGGGAAACTGGAAGTGGTCTCCAAGGTGGAAATCAAGGATGCCCATGATTTGAGTTTGGCCTATTCTCCCGGTGTGGCGGAACCGTGCAAAGCGATCTACGACCGTCCGGAAACGGTCTATGATTATACATTGAAAGGGAATACGGTCGCCGTCGTCACCGACGGAACGGCGGTTCTCGGACTGGGGAATATCGGCCCGCAAGCGGCCCTGCCCGTCATGGAAGGGAAGGCGGTCCTGTTCAAGAGCTTCGCCGGCGTCGACGCCTTCCCGATTTGCCTTGCCACGAACGATGTGGAAAAGATCATCGAGACCGTAAAACTGCTGGAGCCGGCTTTCGGGGGCATCAATTTGGAGGATATCGCCGCGCCCCATTGCTTTGAAGTGGAAGAGCGGCTGAAGAAGGAATTGGATATCCCCGTATTCCACGACGACCAGCACGGCACGGCCATCGTCACCGTTGCCGGCCTGGTCAACGCCTTGAAGATCGTCGGCAAAAAGTTTTCCGATATCAAAGTGGTGGCCAACGGGGCCGGCGCCGCCGGCATCGCCATCATCAAACTGCTCCATCATTACGGGGTGCGCGACATGATCTTATGCGATTCCAAAGGCATCATCTATGAAGGGCGCCCCTTCGGCATGAACAAAATCAAGGCGGAAGTCGCGCGCTTCACCAACCGGGAAAAATTGAAAGGCACTTTGGCGGACGCCATCAAAGGCGCGGATGTTTTTGTCGGCGTATCCGTCGCGGGCGCCCTGACGAAAGAGATGATCCGTTCGATGAACGACAAACCGGTCATCTTCGCCATGGCCAATCCGGATCCGGAGATCATGCCCGAGGAGGCGAAGGAGGCCGGCGCCGTCGTCATCGGCACGGGCCGTTCCGACTATCCGAACCAGGTCAATAACGTGCTGGCCTTCCCCGGCATTTTCCGCGGTGCCTTGGACGTGCGGGCGACCCACATCAATGAAGACATGAAACGGGCCGCCGCGGAAGCGATCGCTTCCCTCGTTTCCGACGAGGAATTGCATCCGGATTACGTCATTCCCGCCCCCTTCGATCCCCGTGTCGCGCCGAAGGTGGCCGCGGCGGTGGCAAAGGCGGCGATGGAAACCGGCGTCGCCCGGGTGAAGGTCGATCCGAAGGAGATTGAGGAAAAAACGATGAAAATCTCAGCGATAAGCAGAGGGTCGGGGACAAGGTGA
- the dnaE gene encoding DNA polymerase III subunit alpha: MSVVHLNTFSSYTLLSSTIMPEKLAEKAKEYGYEAVALTDRNAMYGVVPFYKACLQHSLRPIIGLTADVLPEGEETGAAPLILLAKDNDGLKNLLKISSAILVKSPEGIPVKWLKHYTKGLIAITPGREGEIGRLLLQDEDEKALQRAAFYRELFGETAFYIGLQKMNVADEKKLEEKIFRLSEATGIPCAAAPKVLFLQKEDYAAWKILEAIRENTTVENLSRPPFEKELYFKTPAEMEAIFSDCPEALENAAEIARQCDVRIPLNEGFLLPKYPLSGKSADRYLRELCEAGLARRVRPVTPEYRERLEYELNVITEMKYSDYFLIVWDFVRFAKENGILVGPGRGSAAGSLVAYALGITDVDPIKFQLLFERFLNPDRISMPDIDIDFPDHRRDEVIRYVARKYGSKHVAQIITFGTFQAKAAMRDTARVFGLSGKELEQISRAIPSRPGLTLKEAAAQSEELRRLIQREPFRRIYQISLKIEGLPRHTSTHAAGVVISGMPLIEMVPLQKGHEEILLTQYPMGILEELGLLKMDFLGLRNLTIMESIVRMIREKANPGFDMKNISFRDEKTYRLLQSGNTTGVFQLESEGMRKVLTELKPTEFEDIVAVNALYRPGPMQFIPVYIRRKHGLEKVRYPHEDLEPILKKTYGVIVYQEQIMQIASTMAGFTLGQADLLRRAVSKKKREILDKERSHFVSGAVERGYPEAVADQVYDMIVRFADYGFPRSHAVAYSVIAYQLAYLKAHYPLYFMATLLSSVIGHEEKIAEYIRELKRMGFSVLGPSINRSGRLFSVEGNAVRMSLACIKGVGVQAIKEILRAREERPFEDLFDFCLRVSLRVVNRKVMEALVKAGCFDEFGQDRATLLASLDAALEHAAIFGGDGRQLDMFNSLEQQFKPKYVTVEPMPVMAKLLYEKELMGVFVSKHPASYYRDWFLSQGSLFLDEIKSERRYVKVGVWIAEEKKIRTKDGEPMAFLTISDESGEMDAVVFPDVYRKFGGRFKKDAFALLAGIVEKRNNRRQFVVKDARFVD; this comes from the coding sequence ATGTCCGTTGTTCACCTTAACACCTTCAGTTCATATACGCTGCTTTCGAGCACGATCATGCCGGAGAAATTGGCGGAAAAGGCGAAGGAATACGGCTATGAGGCCGTCGCTTTAACCGACCGGAATGCGATGTACGGGGTCGTGCCGTTTTATAAGGCCTGTTTGCAGCATTCCCTCCGTCCGATCATCGGTCTGACGGCGGACGTCCTGCCCGAGGGGGAGGAGACCGGGGCGGCGCCGTTGATTTTGCTCGCCAAGGACAACGACGGATTGAAAAATCTTTTGAAAATATCGAGCGCCATCCTCGTCAAATCGCCGGAAGGCATCCCGGTCAAATGGCTGAAGCATTACACGAAAGGACTGATCGCCATCACGCCCGGAAGGGAAGGGGAAATCGGGCGGCTGCTGCTTCAGGACGAGGACGAAAAGGCGCTGCAGCGGGCCGCCTTTTACCGGGAGCTGTTCGGTGAAACCGCTTTTTATATTGGCCTGCAAAAGATGAATGTGGCCGACGAAAAAAAACTGGAAGAAAAGATTTTCCGCCTGTCGGAAGCGACGGGCATCCCCTGCGCCGCCGCTCCCAAAGTCCTGTTCCTGCAGAAGGAAGATTATGCCGCCTGGAAGATTCTCGAAGCGATCCGGGAAAACACGACCGTCGAAAACCTTTCCCGCCCCCCCTTTGAAAAGGAGCTTTATTTCAAAACCCCCGCCGAGATGGAGGCGATTTTTTCCGACTGCCCGGAAGCCCTGGAAAACGCGGCGGAGATCGCCCGGCAATGCGATGTCCGCATCCCGCTGAACGAAGGTTTTTTATTGCCGAAATATCCCTTGTCCGGAAAATCCGCGGATCGGTATTTGCGGGAGCTGTGCGAAGCGGGCCTGGCGCGGCGGGTACGGCCGGTGACGCCGGAATACCGGGAGCGGCTGGAATATGAATTGAACGTGATTACGGAAATGAAATACAGCGATTATTTTTTGATCGTGTGGGATTTCGTCCGTTTCGCCAAAGAAAACGGGATCCTCGTCGGCCCGGGAAGGGGGTCGGCGGCGGGCTCCCTCGTCGCCTATGCCCTCGGCATTACCGATGTGGACCCGATCAAGTTCCAGCTGCTCTTCGAACGTTTCCTCAATCCGGACCGCATTTCGATGCCGGATATCGATATCGATTTTCCGGATCACCGGCGGGACGAGGTCATCCGCTACGTCGCCCGGAAATATGGGTCGAAGCATGTGGCCCAGATCATCACCTTCGGAACCTTTCAGGCGAAGGCGGCCATGCGGGATACCGCCAGGGTTTTCGGGCTGTCCGGAAAGGAGTTGGAGCAAATATCGCGGGCCATCCCTTCCAGGCCCGGCCTGACGCTGAAGGAGGCCGCTGCCCAGTCGGAGGAGCTGAGGCGGCTGATCCAAAGGGAACCCTTCCGCCGCATCTACCAAATCTCTCTGAAAATCGAAGGGCTGCCGCGGCACACGTCCACCCATGCGGCGGGGGTCGTCATCTCCGGGATGCCCCTCATCGAAATGGTCCCTTTGCAGAAAGGGCACGAAGAGATCTTGTTGACCCAATATCCGATGGGCATATTGGAAGAGCTCGGGCTATTGAAAATGGACTTTTTGGGGCTCAGGAATCTGACGATCATGGAGTCCATCGTCCGAATGATCCGGGAAAAGGCAAACCCGGGTTTTGACATGAAAAACATCTCTTTCCGGGATGAAAAGACGTACCGCCTTTTGCAAAGCGGCAACACGACCGGCGTCTTTCAGCTGGAATCGGAAGGAATGCGGAAGGTGCTCACGGAACTGAAACCGACGGAGTTCGAAGACATCGTTGCCGTCAACGCCCTGTACCGTCCCGGCCCGATGCAGTTCATCCCCGTCTACATCCGGCGGAAACACGGGTTGGAAAAGGTCCGCTATCCCCATGAAGACTTGGAACCGATTTTAAAAAAGACGTACGGTGTCATCGTCTATCAGGAACAAATCATGCAGATCGCCTCGACGATGGCCGGATTTACCCTCGGCCAGGCGGATCTTTTGCGGCGGGCGGTATCGAAGAAGAAGCGGGAAATTTTGGACAAGGAACGTTCCCATTTCGTATCCGGGGCGGTCGAGCGGGGCTATCCGGAAGCGGTCGCCGATCAGGTGTACGACATGATCGTCCGCTTCGCCGACTACGGTTTTCCGAGAAGCCATGCCGTCGCCTACAGCGTCATCGCCTACCAGCTGGCGTACCTGAAGGCCCACTATCCCCTGTATTTCATGGCCACCCTGCTTTCTTCCGTCATCGGGCATGAAGAAAAGATCGCCGAGTACATCAGGGAATTAAAAAGGATGGGCTTTTCCGTCTTGGGACCTTCCATCAACAGGAGCGGCCGCCTGTTTTCCGTCGAGGGAAACGCCGTCCGCATGAGCCTGGCCTGCATCAAGGGAGTCGGGGTCCAGGCGATCAAGGAAATCCTCCGGGCGAGGGAAGAGAGGCCCTTTGAAGATCTGTTTGATTTCTGCCTGCGGGTGTCTTTGCGGGTCGTCAACCGGAAGGTTATGGAGGCCCTCGTCAAGGCGGGCTGTTTCGATGAGTTCGGTCAGGACCGGGCGACCCTGCTGGCCTCGTTGGATGCCGCCCTGGAGCATGCGGCCATTTTCGGGGGCGACGGCCGGCAATTGGACATGTTCAATTCCCTGGAACAGCAATTTAAGCCGAAATACGTGACCGTCGAACCGATGCCGGTCATGGCCAAACTGCTGTATGAGAAAGAGCTGATGGGGGTTTTCGTGTCCAAGCACCCGGCCTCCTACTACCGCGACTGGTTCCTTTCCCAAGGGTCGCTGTTTCTGGACGAGATCAAGAGCGAAAGACGGTACGTCAAGGTGGGGGTTTGGATCGCGGAAGAGAAAAAGATCCGGACGAAGGACGGGGAACCCATGGCCTTTTTGACGATCAGCGACGAGAGCGGGGAGATGGACGCCGTCGTCTTTCCCGACGTCTATCGGAAATTCGGCGGCAGATTCAAAAAGGACGCCTTCGCCTTATTGGCCGGGATTGTGGAAAAACGCAATAACCGCCGCCAGTTTGTGGTAAAGGACGCCCGTTTTGTCGACTGA
- a CDS encoding YtrH family sporulation protein: MNEAFVPSFIHSFFIALGVIVGGSLIGGFSAFLTGKPPLTEIYRLSNSLRIWAIVAAIGGTFDTFYSFERGLFQGETKDIIRQILLILSAVGGAQTGNLIINWLTQEHLS; this comes from the coding sequence ATGAACGAGGCGTTCGTTCCCAGCTTTATCCACAGCTTTTTTATCGCGTTGGGGGTCATCGTCGGCGGATCGCTCATCGGCGGCTTTTCCGCCTTTTTGACGGGGAAACCTCCCCTCACGGAAATCTACCGCCTCTCCAACAGCCTGCGGATCTGGGCGATCGTCGCCGCCATCGGCGGAACCTTCGATACCTTTTACAGTTTCGAGCGGGGGCTGTTTCAAGGGGAGACGAAAGATATCATCCGGCAGATTTTATTGATTTTGTCCGCCGTCGGCGGGGCGCAAACCGGAAACCTGATCATCAACTGGCTGACCCAGGAGCACCTGTCATGA
- the ytrI gene encoding sporulation membrane protein YtrI, with protein sequence MRVPEKFYRARNWQRFFAGVFFGAVLSWGIFLYLFGALQEEQAKTIKKQQEFIAELEKEKKIWQEDFEKRNEENEGKLTVNKIEVKIANAEKYRVDPLTVFEIEKEVKEDIRALLAKDLEEVFNTREIIRRAVENKEVEINDKRYVLKIREMFIYTTFILRIDLLLA encoded by the coding sequence ATGAGGGTCCCGGAAAAATTTTATCGCGCCCGGAACTGGCAGCGCTTCTTCGCCGGGGTATTTTTCGGGGCCGTGTTAAGCTGGGGAATCTTCCTTTATCTGTTCGGCGCGCTGCAGGAGGAGCAGGCGAAAACGATCAAAAAGCAGCAGGAATTCATCGCCGAATTGGAAAAGGAGAAAAAGATCTGGCAGGAGGATTTTGAAAAACGGAACGAAGAAAATGAAGGGAAATTGACCGTCAACAAGATCGAGGTAAAGATCGCGAACGCGGAAAAATACCGGGTGGATCCGTTAACGGTATTTGAAATCGAAAAGGAAGTGAAGGAAGACATCCGGGCGCTCTTGGCCAAAGATCTGGAAGAGGTGTTCAACACGAGGGAAATCATCCGGCGGGCGGTGGAAAACAAGGAGGTGGAAATCAACGATAAACGGTATGTTTTGAAAATCAGGGAGATGTTCATTTATACCACTTTCATCCTGCGCATCGATCTGCTCTTGGCGTAA
- a CDS encoding DHH family phosphoesterase, translating to MIEEIIAKLKEYDKIIIHRHVRPDPDAYGSQGGLAEIIRHSFPEKKVYAAGKDEPTLLYLNRMDRLSDGDFEGALIIVCDTANEERIDDERYKLGDFLIKIDHHPDLEPYGDLSWVDPGASSTSEMIYELFLRGKDRGLKLSPEGARLLYAGIVGDTGRFLYPNATEKTFAYASQLIRYPFSRTELYDRMYRMKPELAKLNGYVLQNFEMNACGISKVILTKEMLEKFRLRPEEASLLVSTLGNIEGLNAWVFFIEEEDQIRVRFRSKGPHVHEVARKFGGGGHPMAAGASIRSWEEVDRVMKELEEAVCRMG from the coding sequence ATGATAGAAGAAATCATAGCGAAGCTGAAGGAATACGATAAGATCATCATCCACCGGCATGTGCGCCCGGATCCGGACGCCTACGGATCCCAGGGAGGGCTCGCCGAAATCATCCGGCATTCCTTCCCGGAAAAAAAGGTTTATGCCGCCGGGAAGGATGAGCCCACCCTGCTTTATTTAAACCGCATGGACCGCCTGTCCGACGGCGACTTTGAAGGGGCCCTCATCATCGTCTGCGACACGGCGAACGAGGAAAGGATCGATGATGAAAGATACAAGCTTGGCGATTTTTTAATAAAAATCGATCACCATCCCGATCTGGAGCCGTACGGGGATCTGTCGTGGGTGGATCCGGGGGCCAGTTCCACGAGCGAGATGATCTATGAACTGTTTTTGCGCGGAAAAGACCGGGGGCTCAAACTTTCCCCGGAAGGCGCCCGGCTGCTGTATGCCGGCATCGTGGGAGATACGGGGCGATTTTTGTATCCGAACGCGACGGAAAAAACCTTCGCCTACGCCAGCCAGCTGATCCGTTATCCCTTTTCCCGGACCGAATTGTATGACCGGATGTACCGGATGAAGCCGGAGCTGGCGAAATTGAACGGATATGTCTTGCAAAATTTCGAAATGAACGCCTGCGGGATTTCAAAGGTCATCTTGACGAAGGAGATGCTGGAAAAGTTCCGCCTGCGGCCCGAGGAAGCTTCCCTTTTGGTCAGCACCCTCGGAAACATCGAAGGGTTGAACGCGTGGGTGTTTTTCATCGAAGAGGAAGACCAGATTCGCGTCCGCTTCCGTTCCAAAGGCCCCCATGTCCATGAGGTGGCCCGGAAATTCGGCGGCGGCGGCCATCCGATGGCCGCGGGGGCAAGCATCCGTTCGTGGGAGGAAGTGGATCGGGTCATGAAAGAGCTGGAAGAAGCGGTTTGCCGGATGGGATGA
- a CDS encoding YtpI family protein, giving the protein MPIFVICILFSLAFYLYYRVKAFRSKKANEKKWLSAKATLALGSFVAFFGLNRLFISTTPVSLAVGITFIAVGGIAVWTSYKAYKYYLPHVLEEAGRSKG; this is encoded by the coding sequence ATGCCGATATTCGTGATATGCATCCTATTCTCCCTTGCCTTTTACCTTTATTACCGGGTAAAAGCCTTCCGATCGAAAAAAGCGAACGAAAAAAAATGGCTGTCGGCGAAAGCCACCCTTGCCCTCGGTTCCTTTGTCGCCTTTTTCGGCTTGAACCGGCTGTTTATCTCGACGACGCCGGTTTCGCTCGCGGTCGGCATCACCTTCATCGCGGTGGGGGGAATCGCCGTCTGGACCAGCTACAAGGCCTATAAATACTACCTGCCCCATGTCCTCGAAGAAGCAGGGCGTTCCAAAGGATGA